The genomic stretch GTTAACTTTGGCTTCTGTTTGGGTTCTGGTTTTATCTTCTTTTCCTCCTTCTTTTCTTCTTTCTTTTCTTCATTCACGTTCTCTTGCTTATCTTTTGATTTCTTGTCATCCTCTGTCTTCTTCGCTTTCTTCATATCCTCTTCAGCCATTCATTTCACCTCACTCAGCAGGTTTTTGGGCTTTTGCTACAATATAAATTCCATCTTGGAATACTCTTGGGTCATATTCTTTGATTTTTGTAGCTCTCTCAATATTTGCAGCGGTAGCACCCAGCTTTTCGATGTCATTCCCAGTAAGCACAAGGTCATTCCCCTTCACCACTACTTTTACATCAGGGAGAATTTTAGCTTTTCTAGGTCTCTTCTCACCAAGAAAATTCTCGATTAGCAATTCATCACCTTTCACTGTCAACTTTATAGGAAAGTGAGCATAGACGCACTTCATCCTGTATTCAAAGCCCTCGGTCACGCCCTTCATCATGTTCCTTAGATGGGCTTCCCATGTGCCCACAATTGCCTTCTCCCTCCTACTGTCCTTGTTTGCGGTGATAATGAACTTGTTCTCCTTTAACTCAAGCGTGATTCTTGCATGCTCAAAGACCCTCTCGAGTTTTCCTCGTTTACCTGAAATTCGGACTAAATTGCCAGAGAGCTCTGCCTTCACACCAGGAAGAACTTCAACAACTCTCTGAACTTTTTCCTCACTCGCTTTCTCTGTCATCTATCTCACCTCAATACACATACGCAAGGAGCTTACCTCCAATTCCTAGTTCTTTCGCCTTCACATTCGAAATCACGCCCGCAGTTGTTGTCAGAATCAGAATACCAAAGTCCTGGCCTGGTAGAAACCTGCTTTCATACTTTTCAATTTCCATCGCTTTAACAGAGAACCTGGGTTTTATCACGCCACAACTGTTTATACTCCCTGTCAGAACAACTTTGAAGAAGCCAGATTTGCCATCATCCATGAATTCAAATTGCTTCACATAGTTGTAGTCCATCATTACCTTGAGCACATTCCCTATCAACTTTGAAGCTTTAACAGTGCACTCCTTTTTTCCAGATTTCTCCGCATTCTTTATTTTAACGAGCATATCATTCAATAGATCGCTCTGCATTGTCTCACCTCACGAATATTTCTTAAATCCAAGTTCAGGTGCAATCTCACGAAAACACTGTCTGCAAAGATGCATTCCATATCTGCGGACAATCCCACGCTTTCTTCCGCATCTAGTGCATCCTATTTTTCTTCCAAATAACTTCTTCGGTTTCATAAGTTCACCTCAACGACACAATTTCTACATTGAATTTTTCCTTCAAAAATTTGATTGCCTCTTCACGCGTGATTCTGTGTTTCTCCGACACTTTCGCTTTTGCCCTCTTTCTTTTTTCAACACGTTTCCCAGGTCGTGTAAGCACGGCACAGACATCCATTCCAAATATCCCAATGTTTGGATCGTATTTCATTCCCTCAAAATCAGTATAGTCAGCAATTCCAAACGCAAAGTTACCATACTGATCAAATGAGTAATCTGCAAGTTTGTTATCTCTAATTGAGAGAGCCCTCTTCAAAAATTCCTCCGCATCTTTGCCACGCAAGGTCACTTTGACACCAATGGACATTCCTTTCCTCACGCCAAGGTCTCTGTTAGTTACTTTTGCTCTTGTAATCGTCGGCTTCTTTCCTGTCACCATTGAAAGCACTTTCTCTGCCTTCTGCAGGCGTTCACCACCTTCGCCAGCTCCGATGTTGACTACCACCTTTTCAAGGTAAATTCTCCGCATCGGGTTCTCCTTTTCGGTCATACTGCCCTCACCTCTGGTAGCTTAATCTCAGGCACCTTTATTCCCACTACAAACACCTTTTCCTTAATTGTGGAGAAACCTTCCTTCAGATATACCACATTGGGACGCGATGCAGAAACCACTTCCTGTCCTGCAATTGTACCTATCTCACCCACATGCTGACCTCCGATAAAATAGCAGACATTGCCGATTTCAAAGCCAAACTTATTCATGATTTTCTGGCTAGGAATCTCTATTTTGAGAGTGTCCCACGTCTTGTATTCGTTCGGTTTCTCGACTAGAATGTTCCTTCCGTCATGTAGATTCAGTTGTGTGATTCCCTTCTTCTGTGTGGTCTTGTTTTCAATTCTTACAAGCTTCCACTTTGCTTCCTCTGCAGTTATCCGTACTGGAACAAGTTTACCATTTCTATCAAGTAGAATCCTATAATGTTCTCCGATTTTCTCGAAGCTAACCACATCCATGAGTCCGACTCCCTGCTTCACTTCTCGCACCACTCTGCCATCAATCTTCACATCTCCAGAACACACTATTTTTTTCGCCTCTCTTGCGTTGTCGCAGTAGTGCAAATAATCTCTGATCAACAGAGTAAGTGGGAGCATTTCCCATAACTTGTGTTTACCTGGCAATGGTTTAGTGACAAATCTACTGGCTTTCCTTGGCAACTTCCAGGTTGTTGGTGCAGGCAATCTCTTCAAGTGCTTGCTCATGATTTCACCTCTTCTTCAGTTTTCTTTTCTTCCTCTTTCACTTCTTCTTGAGGCGGTGCCTCCTCCTTCAGTTTTGCCCTTCTTTTCGGGTCCGTAAGGTTTAACTTTGTGATCATAACATTAGAGGGATGAACTGGATAGGGCTTTAGTTTTCCATCCGCTTTCTTTACTGTAACATTCTCAATGTGTAACCTCAGTTTTTTGTAATCAACCTTTGCAACCTTTTCCACAGTACCTTTAAACTGTCCTCGCATCACTTTAACTGTGTCCCCTTTCACCACTCCGAGAGTGCGAATCCCATACTTTTTTCTCAGTTCTTTGTCAAGGAGACAGTGAAACACTTTCCGCTTCTCGTGGAGTGGTGCTCTGAACAGTTTCTTTCTTTCTTTCCTTGGTTGAATGCTCATCATATCACCTCAAACAATTATTGAAGCAACAGCGGCAATTCTTGGCCAGCGCTCTGCCGCTTCCTTTGCTACTGGCCCCTTTATATCAGAGCCCTTTACCTCACCTGTCTCTGTAGTTATTACCGCAGCGTTGTTTTCAAACTGGACCATGGTGCCGTCAGGTCTCCTAAAAGGTCTTTTTTGACGCACAATAACTGCATAGACCACTTGTTTCCTCATTTCTGGTGTTCCCTTCTTCACTGATGCGACCACAATATCTCCAATGGCTGCAGTAGGATACCTTCTATGGGAACCATGATATTTTGGCACAGCAATGATTTCAATTACCTTTGCGCCAGTGTTATCAATGC from Thermoplasmata archaeon encodes the following:
- a CDS encoding 50S ribosomal protein L6; translation: MTEKASEEKVQRVVEVLPGVKAELSGNLVRISGKRGKLERVFEHARITLELKENKFIITANKDSRREKAIVGTWEAHLRNMMKGVTEGFEYRMKCVYAHFPIKLTVKGDELLIENFLGEKRPRKAKILPDVKVVVKGNDLVLTGNDIEKLGATAANIERATKIKEYDPRVFQDGIYIVAKAQKPAE
- a CDS encoding 30S ribosomal protein S8, whose product is MQSDLLNDMLVKIKNAEKSGKKECTVKASKLIGNVLKVMMDYNYVKQFEFMDDGKSGFFKVVLTGSINSCGVIKPRFSVKAMEIEKYESRFLPGQDFGILILTTTAGVISNVKAKELGIGGKLLAYVY
- a CDS encoding 30S ribosomal protein S14 — encoded protein: MKPKKLFGRKIGCTRCGRKRGIVRRYGMHLCRQCFREIAPELGFKKYS
- a CDS encoding 50S ribosomal protein L5; its protein translation is MTEKENPMRRIYLEKVVVNIGAGEGGERLQKAEKVLSMVTGKKPTITRAKVTNRDLGVRKGMSIGVKVTLRGKDAEEFLKRALSIRDNKLADYSFDQYGNFAFGIADYTDFEGMKYDPNIGIFGMDVCAVLTRPGKRVEKRKRAKAKVSEKHRITREEAIKFLKEKFNVEIVSLR
- a CDS encoding 30S ribosomal protein S4e, coding for MSKHLKRLPAPTTWKLPRKASRFVTKPLPGKHKLWEMLPLTLLIRDYLHYCDNAREAKKIVCSGDVKIDGRVVREVKQGVGLMDVVSFEKIGEHYRILLDRNGKLVPVRITAEEAKWKLVRIENKTTQKKGITQLNLHDGRNILVEKPNEYKTWDTLKIEIPSQKIMNKFGFEIGNVCYFIGGQHVGEIGTIAGQEVVSASRPNVVYLKEGFSTIKEKVFVVGIKVPEIKLPEVRAV
- the rplX gene encoding 50S ribosomal protein L24 codes for the protein MSIQPRKERKKLFRAPLHEKRKVFHCLLDKELRKKYGIRTLGVVKGDTVKVMRGQFKGTVEKVAKVDYKKLRLHIENVTVKKADGKLKPYPVHPSNVMITKLNLTDPKRRAKLKEEAPPQEEVKEEEKKTEEEVKS
- a CDS encoding 50S ribosomal protein L14, with translation MKGLPGRQTRGLPKGARLECIDNTGAKVIEIIAVPKYHGSHRRYPTAAIGDIVVASVKKGTPEMRKQVVYAVIVRQKRPFRRPDGTMVQFENNAAVITTETGEVKGSDIKGPVAKEAAERWPRIAAVASIIV